In Drosophila bipectinata strain 14024-0381.07 chromosome 2R, DbipHiC1v2, whole genome shotgun sequence, one genomic interval encodes:
- the oys gene encoding lysophospholipid acyltransferase 6 isoform X2 encodes MIEPPKFIDNDSYNGSRTFTWLADMVGLSVDLVNFLICQISALFLASLFRSVLHPSKVPSKLRHTFALSIGLAFGYFCFGPQAIHIAGLPAICYIVIRTQDPRIVQRAVLLVAMSYLLCVHLMRQLYDYGSYALDITGPLMIITQKVTSLAFSIHDGFVRQDEELTKAQKYHAIRKMPTALEYFSYVWHFQSILAGPLVFYKDYIEFVEGYNLLPPPTNGNIDNGKGEVVLEPSPTKAVIRKVIGSLVCAFIFMKFVKIYPVKDMKEDDFLEDTSMVYKFWYAMMATTCIRFKYYHAWLLADAICNNSGLGFTGYDKDGQPKWDLISNINVLSFEFSTNMRDAIQNWNCGTNRWLRTLVYERVPKKYGTLLTFALSAVWHGFYPGYYLTFATGAIVVTAARIGRRLFRHRFQSTQVTRMFYDILTCLITRVTLGYATFPFVLLEFMGSINLYLRFYLCLHIISLVTIFILPKYIRGESRSRDNRASVRLAGAGNVKDSAAAESSSETALVAGNDLKENGGGQEEDMDKHAQSSMRSGRRQRAP; translated from the exons GTAAACTTTTTAATCTGCCAAATATCGGCTCTATTTTTGGCCTCCCTGTTCCGATCGGTGCTGCATCCCTCGAAGGTCCCCAGCAAGTTGCGTCACACATTCGCCCTGTCGATTGGCCTCGCCTTTGGCTACTTTTGCTTCGGTCCTCAGGCCATTCACATCGCAGGACTTCCGGCGATATGCTACATTGTCATTCGAACCCAGGATCCCCGCATCGTTCAGAG AGCCGTCTTATTGGTGGCCATGAGCTACTTGCTGTGCGTCCATCTCATGCGCCAGCTCTATGACTATGGATCCTATGCCCTGGACATTACCGGGCCCCTTATGATCATCACACAGAAGGTAACCAGCTTGGCCTTCAGCATCCACGACGGCTTTGTGCGACAGGATGAG GAACTCACCAAAGCCCAGAAGTATCATGCCATTCGCAAAATGCCCACGGCCTTGGAGTACTTCTCCTACGTCTGGCACTTCCAGAGCATTCTGGCCGGCCCTCTCGTTTTCTACAAGGACTACATCGAGTTCGTCGAAGGCTACAATCTGCTTCCCCCGCCAACCAAT GGCAACATCGACAATGGAAAGGGAGAAGTTGTGCTGGAACCATCACCGACAAAGGCTGTGATACGAAAGGTCATTGGCAGTCTAGTGTGCGCCTTCATATTTATGAAATTCGTGAAAATATATCCCGTGAAAGACATGAAGGAGGACGACTTCCTTGAGGACACGAGCATGGTGTACAAGTTCTGGTACGCAATGATGGCGACCACCTGCATCCGTTTCAAGTATTATCACGCTTGGCTCTTGGCCGATGCCATTTGCAACAACTCAGGTCTAGGTTTCACTGGCTACGATAAGGATGGCCAGCCCAAGTGGGATTTGATATCCAATATTAACGTCCTCTCCTTTGAG TTTTCAACAAACATGCGCGATGCCATCCAGAACTGGAACTGCGGCACCAACCGCTGGCTGCGAACCCTCGTCTACGAGCGGGTGCCCAAGAAGTACGGCACTCTGCTCACCTTCGCCCTCAGCGCCGTCTGGCACGGCTTCTATCCGGGCTACTACCTGACCTTTGCCACCGGCGCCATTGTCGTGACAGCGGCCCGCATAGGCCGACGACTGTTCCGCCACCGCTTCCAGAGCACGCAGGTCACGAGGATGTTCTACGACATCCTCACCTGCCTGATCACCAGGGTCACACTAGGCTACGCCACATTCCCATTCGTTCTGCTTGAATTTATG GGCAGCATCAACTTGTACCTGAGATTTTATTTGTGCCTTCACATCATTTCACTAGTGACCATATTTATTTTACCCAAGTATATACGCGGCGAGAGCAGGAGTCGCGACAACAGGGCGTCCGTTCGGCTGGCAGGTGCCGGCAATGTCAAGGATTCAGCAGCCGCCGAAAGTTCTTCGGAGACAGCGCTGGTCGCTGGCAATGATCTCAAGGAGAATGGAGGAGGACAGGAGGAGGATATGGATAAGCATGCTCAAT CAAGCATGCGCTCGGGACGCCGTCAGCGTGCCCCATGA
- the oys gene encoding lysophospholipid acyltransferase 6 isoform X1, translated as MIEPPKFIDNDSYNGSRTFTWLADMVGLSVDLVNFLICQISALFLASLFRSVLHPSKVPSKLRHTFALSIGLAFGYFCFGPQAIHIAGLPAICYIVIRTQDPRIVQRAVLLVAMSYLLCVHLMRQLYDYGSYALDITGPLMIITQKVTSLAFSIHDGFVRQDEELTKAQKYHAIRKMPTALEYFSYVWHFQSILAGPLVFYKDYIEFVEGYNLLPPPTNGNIDNGKGEVVLEPSPTKAVIRKVIGSLVCAFIFMKFVKIYPVKDMKEDDFLEDTSMVYKFWYAMMATTCIRFKYYHAWLLADAICNNSGLGFTGYDKDGQPKWDLISNINVLSFEFSTNMRDAIQNWNCGTNRWLRTLVYERVPKKYGTLLTFALSAVWHGFYPGYYLTFATGAIVVTAARIGRRLFRHRFQSTQVTRMFYDILTCLITRVTLGYATFPFVLLEFMGSINLYLRFYLCLHIISLVTIFILPKYIRGESRSRDNRASVRLAGAGNVKDSAAAESSSETALVAGNDLKENGGGQEEDMDKHAQCKVNTPTTQQQQPSAELINKHSRTIEQQQTTKQSEQSNNVNLRPQQACARDAVSVPHDQCEMDQLSSKLKEKLEAETKNIEEFIDKTVTETVSGIVEFKNDLMRDIEFPKLKLPGSNTGNSSSVTLDATTVNGGLRKRNISSVHDNGTTSPTPGNLQSEHHAVIEENGSAFLKKEIDVINAVVQQANVLPAVLSNGHAK; from the exons GTAAACTTTTTAATCTGCCAAATATCGGCTCTATTTTTGGCCTCCCTGTTCCGATCGGTGCTGCATCCCTCGAAGGTCCCCAGCAAGTTGCGTCACACATTCGCCCTGTCGATTGGCCTCGCCTTTGGCTACTTTTGCTTCGGTCCTCAGGCCATTCACATCGCAGGACTTCCGGCGATATGCTACATTGTCATTCGAACCCAGGATCCCCGCATCGTTCAGAG AGCCGTCTTATTGGTGGCCATGAGCTACTTGCTGTGCGTCCATCTCATGCGCCAGCTCTATGACTATGGATCCTATGCCCTGGACATTACCGGGCCCCTTATGATCATCACACAGAAGGTAACCAGCTTGGCCTTCAGCATCCACGACGGCTTTGTGCGACAGGATGAG GAACTCACCAAAGCCCAGAAGTATCATGCCATTCGCAAAATGCCCACGGCCTTGGAGTACTTCTCCTACGTCTGGCACTTCCAGAGCATTCTGGCCGGCCCTCTCGTTTTCTACAAGGACTACATCGAGTTCGTCGAAGGCTACAATCTGCTTCCCCCGCCAACCAAT GGCAACATCGACAATGGAAAGGGAGAAGTTGTGCTGGAACCATCACCGACAAAGGCTGTGATACGAAAGGTCATTGGCAGTCTAGTGTGCGCCTTCATATTTATGAAATTCGTGAAAATATATCCCGTGAAAGACATGAAGGAGGACGACTTCCTTGAGGACACGAGCATGGTGTACAAGTTCTGGTACGCAATGATGGCGACCACCTGCATCCGTTTCAAGTATTATCACGCTTGGCTCTTGGCCGATGCCATTTGCAACAACTCAGGTCTAGGTTTCACTGGCTACGATAAGGATGGCCAGCCCAAGTGGGATTTGATATCCAATATTAACGTCCTCTCCTTTGAG TTTTCAACAAACATGCGCGATGCCATCCAGAACTGGAACTGCGGCACCAACCGCTGGCTGCGAACCCTCGTCTACGAGCGGGTGCCCAAGAAGTACGGCACTCTGCTCACCTTCGCCCTCAGCGCCGTCTGGCACGGCTTCTATCCGGGCTACTACCTGACCTTTGCCACCGGCGCCATTGTCGTGACAGCGGCCCGCATAGGCCGACGACTGTTCCGCCACCGCTTCCAGAGCACGCAGGTCACGAGGATGTTCTACGACATCCTCACCTGCCTGATCACCAGGGTCACACTAGGCTACGCCACATTCCCATTCGTTCTGCTTGAATTTATG GGCAGCATCAACTTGTACCTGAGATTTTATTTGTGCCTTCACATCATTTCACTAGTGACCATATTTATTTTACCCAAGTATATACGCGGCGAGAGCAGGAGTCGCGACAACAGGGCGTCCGTTCGGCTGGCAGGTGCCGGCAATGTCAAGGATTCAGCAGCCGCCGAAAGTTCTTCGGAGACAGCGCTGGTCGCTGGCAATGATCTCAAGGAGAATGGAGGAGGACAGGAGGAGGATATGGATAAGCATGCTCAATGTAAAGTCAACACGCCAACAacacaacagcagcaaccatCTGCTGAGCTTATTAATAAACACAGCCGCACAAtcgaacaacaacaaacaaccaaGCAATCCGAGCAATCCAACAATGTTAACCTTCGCCCACAGCAAGCATGCGCTCGGGACGCCGTCAGCGTGCCCCATGACCAGTGCGAGATGGACCAACTGTCCAGCAAGCTGAAGGAGAAGCTCGAGGCCGAAACCAAAAACATTGAGGAATTTATCGATAAGACTGTAACCGAGACCGTTAGCGGCATTGTGGAGTTCAAGAACGACCTGATGCGGGACATTGAGTTCCCCAAACTGAAGTTGCCCGGCAGCAATACCGGCAACAGCAGTTCCGTTACCTTGGATGCGACAACTGTCAACGGCGGTCTGCGCAAACGTAACATATCCTCTGTCCATGACAATGGAACAACATCACCGACACCTGGAAATCTTCAATCGGAGCATCATGCTGTCATCGAGGAGAACGGCTCTGCCTTTCTGAAGAAGGAGATCGATGTGATCAATGCGGTGGTGCAGCAGGCCAATGTCCTGCCGGCGGTGCTCAGCAATGGTCATGCCAAATAG
- the LOC108119266 gene encoding activating signal cointegrator 1 complex subunit 1: MSRNILAPPVQKMSHGRNYRVNVVHDDFGGSKWNGLGKKSKNEVKGYQEPDLYGDDDDEEDLAANDIVETSSGGYELALPVPKSFYGGLIGMKGNTKRRIEEEANCEIYVPRQNEKSNNVMIRARERSQVCAGLRRIRHITASLRQKMKPTHFLAVALNSGEVQEHFVELKKKILEANLPGIDEALFMPESSIHLTLGVYVLLDDDERKKALAELEACRPMLENLVTPFDLKIKGLEIMNDDPSATRVLYASVEAPELQKFADQVLAHLQTTGLCATDNLTRESVKLHMTVMNNRYRKEVMKCDDSFDAREILKRFGDYDFGSAKCQVLHLCVLKSRGEDDFYKITGSLEF; the protein is encoded by the exons atGAGTCGAAACATTCTAGCTCCACCCGTGCAAAAAATGAGCCATGGACGAAATTACCGTGTTAACGTAGTACACGATGACTTTGGCGGAAGCAAGTGGAACGGTCTGGGTAAGAAGTCCAAGAACGAAGTGAAGGGATACCAGGAACCTG ATCTCTATGGAGATGATGACGATGAAGAGGACCTGGCCGCTAACGATATTGTGGAGACTTCGAGTGGCGGGTACGAGCTGGCTTTGCCTGTCCCAAA ATCTTTTTACGGCGGGTTAATTGGCATGAAGGGAAACACCAAGCGTCGGATCGAAGAGGAAGCCAACTGCGAGATATATGTGCCCCGTCAGAATGAAAAGTCCAACAATGTTATGATCAGGGCCAGGGAGCGCAGCCAAGTGTGCGCTGGCTTGCGTCGCATTCGCCACATTACTGCATCGCTGCGTCAGAAGATGAAGCCAACCCACTTTCTGGCTGTGGCCCTCAACTCTGGTGAAGTCCAGGAACACTTTGTAGAGCTAAAG AAAAAAATACTGGAAGCCAATTTGCCAGGAATCGATGAAGCTCTCTTCATGCCGGAAAGCAGCATCCATCTCACCTTGGGCGTGTATGTGCTCCTTGACGATGATGAACGTAAGAAAGCTCTCGCAGAACTCGAAGCTTGTCGTCCGATGCTAGAAAACCTAGTCACTCCCTTCGATCTGAAGATCAAAGGGCTGGAGATCATGAATGATGATCCCAGTGCAACACGGGTTTTGTACGCCAGCGTCGAGGCACCGGAGTTGCAAAAGTTCGCCGATCAGGTCTTGGCCCACCTACAGACCACCGGTCTGTGTGCCACCGATAATCTGACAAGGGAATCCGTCAAGCTGCACATGACAGTGATGAACAATCGCTATCGCAAGGAGGTGATGAAGTGCGACGATAGCTTTGATGCTCGCGAAATCCTGAAGCGTTTTGGAGACTACGACTTTGGTTCAGCCAAGTGCCAGGTACTGCACTTGTGCGTTTTGAAGTCGCGTGGCGAGGATGATTTTTACAAGATAACCGGATCCCTGGAGTTTTAA
- the LOC108119291 gene encoding putative methyltransferase C9orf114 homolog, whose product MKTMPAAPASSNNGKPTEPHKSWKKVNEERKALKRQRKQEKLLKELQQAKDAETRAEDAAKEAEVNKSKGNPSTLSIAVPGSILENAQSAELRAYVAGQIARAACIFRVNEVIVFDDVGIATARETKRSYEQDENGSGTGTVRSSSLQLARILQYLECPQYLRKYFFPLHKDLKYSGLLNPLDTPHHLRQQSKFRYREGVISDKKAKEGHSYANVGLLNDVLVDKAVEPGVRVTVKMDPPSETTKKQRGTLVSPDEPRRETGVYWGYQVRIAHSLSEIFTKSPYETGYDVTLGTSDRGTNVHEVPSRSYSYKHMLIVFGGLQGLESALANDEKLTVDDPELLFDHYVNVLPRQGSRTIRTEEALLIALAALQEKLQPEVAEVETDLSDLLPKSEDTGIAVRRDVLVSKKQKKRKQVDQETPDVPDEDVPAPILTPKVARKTPNPFTDPSETPETTTTPADDDFEVVSSTTVSGKAQTSENDNDLSRFD is encoded by the exons ATGAAAACCATGCCTGCAGCACCTGCATCGAGTAATAACGGCAAGCCCACGGAGCCGCACAAGTCCTGGAAGAAGGTGAACGAGGAGCGAAAGGCGCTGAAACGTCAACGCAAGCAAGAGAAACTActgaaggagctgcagcaGGCCAAAGATGCAGAAACCCGGGCGGAGGATGCCGCCAAAGAAGCAGAAGTCAACAAATCCAAGGGCAATCCATCTACGCTGAGCATAGCCGTTCCGGGATCCATCCTGGAGAATGCCCAATCCGCGGAACTGCGCGCCTATGTAGCCGGACAGATAGCCCGAGCTGCCTGCATATTCCGAGTCAACGAGGTGATTGTCTTTGATGATGTGGGGATAGCTACGGCACGGGAAACAAAACGCAGTTACGAACAAGATGAGAATGGTAGTGGCACCGGCACGGTGAGGAGTAGCTCACTGCAGCTGGCCCGCATCCTACAGTATCTGGAGTGCCCGCAATATTTGCGCAAATACTTCTTTCCCCTTCACAAGGACCTCAAGTACTCCGGCCTTCTAAATCCCCTGGACACGCCCCACCATCTCCGACAGCAGAGCAAATTCCGCTACCGCGAGGGTGTGATCAGTGACAAGAAGGCGAAGGAAGGACACAGTTACGCGAATGTGGGACTACTGAACGATGTTCTGGTGGACAAGGCCGTTGAACCAGGAGTTCGAGTGACTGTAAAGATGGATCCTCCAAGTG AAactacaaagaagcagcgagGCACCCTGGTCAGTCCGGACGAGCCACGTCGGGAAACTGGAGTCTATTGGGGCTATCAGGTTCGCATTGCCCACTCCCTGTCGGAAATCTTCACGAAATCTCCCTACGAGACCGGCTACGATGTGACCCTTGGAACCTCGGATCGCGGAACCAACGTCCATGaggtgcccagccgatcctaCAGCTACAAGCATATGCTAATTGTTTTCGGCGGCTTGCAAGGCTTGGAATCCGCCCTGGCCAACGACGAAAAGTTGACAGTGGACGACCCTGAGCTCCTGTTCGATCACTATGTTAATGTCCTGCCACGACAAGGATCCCGGACCATTCGAACCGAGGAAGCTCTGCTGATTGCTTTGGCGGCCCTGCAGGAAAAACTCCAACCGGAGGTGGCCGAAGTGGAGACAGATCTAAGTGACCTGCTGCCGAAAAGCGAGGATACCGGCATCGCCGTGAGACGAGATGTGTTGGTCagcaaaaagcaaaagaaGCGAAAGCAGGTGGACCAGGAAACCCCCGATGTCCCTGACGAAGATGTCCCTGCCCCCATACTTACTCCCAAAGTAGCTCGAAAAACCCCCAATCCCTTCACGGATCCGTCTGAAACGCCAGAGACAACGACCACTCCAGCCGATGATGATTTTGAAGTGGTATCCTCGACGACAGTTTCTGGAAAGGCACAGACCAGTGAGAATGACAATGACTTGAGTCGATTTGATTGA